In Thiospirochaeta perfilievii, a single window of DNA contains:
- a CDS encoding molybdopterin cofactor-binding domain-containing protein → MNKAEHIKLIYSGKYALPLDTATKKSYKILVYRSTVKRGLIENISLPEVEENYSIISSKDLKGKNFLKIDGNKIPILANKKVNYIGEPILLLVGPNISKLKAIHKKIEITYKIDIDQEVSDEIFFSKTIKIGDTLEAFTTPYKTLSGSIKTPKSVIESKYLLGSFTKREADSYNIYSSSIWEYPLRDNIANICGVESDKIKIVTPTTTGEDEYPLLDSYSAAAFTTISSSIIKKNVFYIPTPEDQYLYSNKLYGLEANWQIVFDSEDTVLGIKLDIKINCGAYPIFVKEKVLRVLHGVTSYYKHRNIEVTVTGYKSNLPPAGLSKDIYLADALFVAELLISKIIKESKKDQYLYRNENLIKKGYRNSTGSVIKRELPLDIMLKNVVEQSDFLRKNSSINLSLLRKEKRIHYSAKRGVGISVGYNGNGFISNEKNISAHSVVVELERNGMVELKVSCRINNLDLLTVWEDILVETLGIERENIKIFTEDLTMIMDSGPNIDNKNVTILTPLIKQCADEIKVRRFKDPLPIRQFKVTRKKSSNVWNYENWKGEPFKNSSYAACAVEVEIDKRSLSCIIKEIWIQLEVGLILNKQALLNSVSREINQTINWLQNSEPKERDGEFSTHYFYNKPLVKSNPIINISIYETGKNKNIPRGVGSLIRNTLPGAYIQGVNQAIGSNINTFPINKEMIYKELIKDDI, encoded by the coding sequence ATGAATAAAGCCGAACACATAAAGTTAATCTATTCAGGAAAATATGCCCTACCCTTAGATACAGCAACTAAAAAGAGTTACAAAATATTGGTATATCGATCTACTGTAAAACGCGGTTTAATAGAGAATATAAGCTTACCGGAAGTTGAGGAAAACTACTCTATAATAAGCTCCAAGGATTTAAAGGGAAAAAATTTCTTGAAAATTGATGGAAATAAAATTCCAATACTCGCAAACAAAAAAGTAAACTATATAGGTGAGCCAATACTACTATTAGTAGGACCTAATATTTCTAAACTTAAGGCTATACATAAAAAGATAGAAATAACTTATAAAATAGATATTGATCAAGAGGTTTCAGATGAGATCTTCTTTAGCAAAACAATAAAGATAGGTGATACATTAGAGGCTTTTACAACTCCATATAAAACCCTTTCTGGTAGTATTAAAACACCAAAAAGCGTTATTGAAAGTAAGTATCTTCTAGGTTCATTTACTAAAAGAGAGGCAGACTCATATAATATCTACTCATCATCTATATGGGAGTATCCATTAAGGGATAATATAGCAAATATATGTGGGGTTGAATCTGATAAGATTAAGATAGTAACTCCAACAACTACAGGAGAGGATGAGTATCCCCTTCTAGATAGTTATAGTGCAGCAGCCTTTACGACTATATCCTCATCAATTATTAAAAAGAATGTCTTTTATATACCAACCCCAGAAGATCAATATTTATACTCAAACAAACTTTATGGACTAGAGGCAAATTGGCAGATTGTATTTGACTCAGAAGATACTGTTCTTGGAATAAAACTAGATATTAAGATAAACTGTGGAGCATACCCAATTTTTGTAAAAGAGAAGGTATTAAGGGTTTTACACGGTGTTACCTCCTACTATAAACATAGAAATATAGAGGTTACGGTTACAGGTTATAAATCAAATCTTCCACCAGCTGGTCTTTCTAAGGATATATATCTTGCCGATGCTCTATTTGTAGCAGAACTTTTAATTAGTAAAATAATAAAAGAGAGTAAAAAGGACCAATACCTATATAGAAATGAAAATTTAATCAAAAAAGGGTATAGAAACTCAACAGGAAGCGTTATAAAAAGAGAGTTACCCCTGGATATAATGTTAAAAAACGTTGTTGAGCAGTCTGATTTTTTAAGAAAGAATTCCTCTATAAACCTATCCTTATTAAGAAAAGAGAAGAGAATACACTACTCTGCAAAGAGGGGGGTTGGAATTTCTGTAGGATATAATGGAAATGGTTTTATCTCTAATGAAAAAAACATCTCTGCCCATAGTGTAGTAGTAGAGTTAGAGAGAAATGGAATGGTAGAGTTAAAAGTTAGTTGTAGAATAAACAATTTAGATCTTTTAACAGTTTGGGAAGATATATTAGTTGAAACACTAGGTATAGAGAGGGAGAATATTAAAATATTTACCGAGGACCTTACCATGATAATGGACTCTGGTCCAAATATAGATAATAAAAACGTAACAATCTTAACACCTCTAATTAAGCAATGTGCAGATGAAATTAAGGTTAGACGATTTAAAGATCCACTACCTATTAGACAGTTTAAAGTTACAAGGAAAAAATCATCTAATGTTTGGAATTATGAAAACTGGAAGGGAGAACCCTTTAAAAACAGCTCTTATGCAGCCTGTGCAGTGGAAGTAGAAATAGACAAAAGAAGTTTAAGCTGTATAATAAAGGAGATATGGATTCAGTTGGAAGTTGGTCTAATTTTAAATAAACAGGCTCTTCTAAACTCCGTATCCAGGGAGATAAATCAGACTATTAACTGGTTGCAAAATAGCGAACCCAAAGAGAGGGATGGAGAGTTTTCTACCCACTACTTTTATAATAAACCTCTGGTTAAATCTAACCCTATAATTAATATCTCAATATATGAGACAGGAAAAAATAAAAATATACCCAGGGGGGTTGGCTCCCTAATTAGAAATACACTCCCAGGGGCGTATATTCAAGGTGTGAATCAAGCTATTGGGTCAAATATTAATACATTTCCAATAAATAAAGAGATGATATATAAAGAGTTGATAAAAGATGATATTTAA
- a CDS encoding mannitol dehydrogenase family protein: protein MELSLNSLKDREVWENIDIKLPEFNIDEVVKNTENNPKWLHFGAGNIFKALICNRYQDLLDKKLVDTGIIAVESFDYEVIEAIYKKFDNLSVLVLTKADGSLEKRVVASVTDAITTRDSKLKEIFINPGLQIVSFTITEKGYGLYKPSGEYLDIIEDDIKNGLENPTHLMSIITSNLYNRYKNGGAPITVLSMDNCSHNGDKLKSAVLTIAVKWLKKSFVDQGFIDYIQDRSKVSFPLSMIDKITPRPSDVFKQDLEKSGLKSMDIVITSKGSYMAPFVNAEISEYLIIEDDFTNGRPELEAGGIIFTTRETVNSVETMKVTTCLNPLHTALAVTGCLLGYTLISDEMKDPLLKKLVETIGYNEGLKVVLDPGIINPKEFIDEVIYERFVNPYILDSPQRIATDTSQKVAIRFGETIKSYIKSETLNVSDLIGIPLAIASWLKYLTGIDDSGKTFTLSPDPELDVLKGKIKDVSGVKWILSNQKIFGLDLYMAGLGDKIEDMYNEMCSGIGGVRRCLKRYLDM from the coding sequence ATGGAATTATCTTTAAACTCTTTAAAAGATAGAGAGGTCTGGGAAAATATAGATATAAAGTTACCAGAGTTTAATATAGATGAAGTAGTTAAAAACACAGAAAATAATCCTAAATGGCTACATTTTGGGGCTGGAAATATATTTAAAGCGTTAATTTGTAACAGGTATCAGGATCTTTTAGATAAAAAACTTGTAGATACAGGTATTATAGCTGTTGAATCCTTTGATTATGAAGTTATTGAAGCTATATATAAGAAGTTTGATAATCTCTCAGTTTTAGTTTTAACCAAGGCTGATGGTAGCCTGGAAAAAAGAGTAGTTGCCTCTGTTACTGATGCTATTACAACTAGAGATTCAAAGCTTAAAGAGATTTTTATTAATCCTGGTTTACAGATTGTAAGTTTTACTATTACAGAGAAGGGTTATGGATTATATAAACCTTCTGGTGAGTATTTAGATATAATAGAAGATGATATAAAGAACGGATTAGAAAATCCTACCCATTTAATGAGTATAATTACTTCTAATCTATATAACAGATATAAAAATGGAGGAGCACCAATAACTGTTTTAAGTATGGATAACTGCTCCCATAATGGGGATAAGCTTAAAAGTGCCGTTTTAACAATTGCAGTTAAGTGGCTTAAAAAATCCTTTGTTGACCAAGGGTTTATTGATTATATTCAAGATCGGTCTAAGGTATCCTTCCCACTATCTATGATTGATAAGATTACACCAAGGCCTTCGGATGTATTCAAACAGGACCTTGAGAAGTCAGGCCTAAAGAGTATGGATATTGTAATTACATCAAAAGGTTCATATATGGCTCCCTTTGTTAATGCCGAAATAAGTGAGTATTTAATAATTGAGGATGATTTTACCAATGGTAGACCAGAATTAGAAGCGGGTGGGATTATTTTTACAACACGAGAGACTGTAAACAGTGTTGAGACTATGAAGGTTACAACCTGTCTTAATCCCCTACACACAGCCCTTGCAGTAACAGGTTGTCTACTAGGGTATACCCTTATTTCTGATGAGATGAAGGACCCGTTACTTAAAAAACTTGTAGAAACAATTGGGTATAATGAGGGATTAAAAGTTGTATTGGATCCAGGAATTATTAATCCTAAAGAGTTTATAGACGAAGTAATATATGAGAGATTTGTTAATCCATATATTCTTGATTCTCCCCAACGAATAGCAACAGATACCTCACAAAAAGTAGCTATTAGGTTTGGAGAGACAATTAAGTCCTATATAAAGAGTGAAACACTTAATGTTTCTGATTTAATTGGTATTCCCTTAGCAATAGCTTCTTGGCTTAAATACTTAACAGGTATAGATGATAGTGGTAAAACTTTTACTCTAAGTCCAGACCCAGAACTTGATGTGTTAAAAGGGAAAATTAAGGATGTATCCGGAGTTAAGTGGATTTTAAGTAACCAGAAGATATTTGGACTGGATCTATATATGGCTGGTTTAGGTGATAAAATTGAGGATATGTACAATGAGATGTGTAGTGGTATTGGTGGGGTTAGAAGGTGTCTTAAAAGATACCTAGATATGTAA
- a CDS encoding NUDIX hydrolase, translating into MVKKWITKSKEFLNDYRIFKTYRVKRESSDSGISGDFFLVDPPNWVMVIPVLNNSNGEECFLMVKQYRHGSNSVTLEFPAGMVDNSEVAIETGLRELAEETGYNTTNIKEIGNVNPNPAFMTNKITTLLARDLKRVWDQDLDEHEEIDTLLVPIKEFDKMIGEFTTSNSVVNSAITLQAYLLYLKSL; encoded by the coding sequence ATGGTTAAAAAGTGGATTACTAAGAGTAAGGAGTTTTTAAATGACTATAGAATATTTAAAACATATAGGGTTAAAAGGGAGAGTTCTGATAGTGGAATTAGTGGAGACTTTTTTTTAGTCGACCCTCCAAACTGGGTAATGGTTATTCCTGTATTAAATAATAGTAATGGGGAGGAGTGTTTTTTAATGGTAAAACAGTATAGACACGGTAGTAACTCTGTAACCCTAGAGTTCCCTGCAGGAATGGTTGATAATAGTGAAGTGGCTATTGAAACTGGTCTTAGAGAGCTTGCAGAAGAGACTGGTTACAACACAACTAATATAAAAGAGATTGGGAATGTAAACCCAAACCCAGCTTTTATGACAAATAAAATTACAACCCTTCTAGCTAGGGATCTAAAGAGAGTTTGGGATCAAGATCTTGATGAGCATGAAGAGATTGATACTTTATTAGTACCGATTAAAGAGTTTGATAAGATGATAGGCGAGTTTACAACCTCAAACTCAGTTGTAAACTCTGCAATTACTCTACAAGCCTATCTTCTATATTTAAAGAGTCTATAA
- a CDS encoding FAD binding domain-containing protein, whose translation MKKKGTRFFRPKTVGDLKEIVKKERDITLLAGGTSLFRTINGDNLIIPGVIIILDDIVELKKENRTERYFEFGSMFTIQEIICGSKNNLPKILLESLESMAPYPIRNLATIGGTIANKDIISDIIPLLLILNCKVEVIPLVDKKNRAKWESLTQYISTKDERGLHLITRVRIPLITTTTCSYYKTGHSFNLFKEISFSAIAEIEKSNISSLSMAFNIENKKIIRTKEIEAELIGKHMPISYRSREPLLSIIKTSLSDNPRLKESEIYRMAQIILHFLEGF comes from the coding sequence TTGAAAAAGAAAGGTACAAGATTTTTCAGACCTAAAACAGTTGGAGATCTAAAAGAAATAGTAAAAAAAGAGAGGGATATTACTCTACTTGCAGGGGGAACTTCTCTTTTTAGAACAATAAATGGTGATAATTTAATAATTCCTGGAGTAATAATAATACTCGATGATATTGTTGAACTAAAAAAAGAGAATAGGACTGAGAGATACTTTGAATTCGGTAGTATGTTTACCATACAAGAGATTATTTGTGGTTCAAAAAATAACCTACCTAAAATACTATTAGAGAGTCTAGAATCCATGGCTCCTTACCCTATAAGAAATTTAGCAACAATAGGTGGAACAATAGCAAATAAGGATATTATTTCCGATATAATACCCCTACTTCTAATTTTAAACTGTAAAGTAGAGGTTATACCCCTAGTAGATAAAAAAAATAGGGCAAAATGGGAATCTCTAACCCAGTATATCTCAACAAAGGATGAGAGGGGATTGCATCTAATAACCAGGGTAAGGATTCCTCTTATTACAACAACTACTTGTTCATATTATAAAACGGGCCACTCTTTTAACCTATTTAAGGAAATTTCATTCTCCGCTATTGCAGAGATAGAAAAAAGTAATATATCCTCCCTGTCCATGGCTTTTAATATTGAGAACAAAAAAATTATTAGAACCAAGGAGATTGAGGCGGAATTAATAGGAAAACATATGCCTATTAGTTATAGATCTAGAGAGCCTCTATTATCAATTATAAAAACTAGCTTAAGCGATAACCCTAGATTAAAAGAGAGTGAGATTTATAGAATGGCACAGATAATACTTCACTTCCTTGAGGGTTTTTAA
- a CDS encoding KamA family radical SAM protein, whose translation MKSFRVTDYYKSISINKPQLEKQFTPDIREKDVLSYEVGDPLNEEEHIVAPRLVHRYKDRVLLLVTDNCRLYCRHCFRRDFIDRGDNDITDKEIDAACLYIKNNIDVHEVLISGGDPLTLGYKRLSYLLHSLKSARDNLVIRIGTRVPIVDPDFIDNGMLDLFKSISPVWMALQVNHPDELTPRVKEVLNKLTFSGVTLLNQAVLLKGVNDNLETLKQLCQKLLEFRVKPYYIFQGDLAKGTSHLRVPISKGLKLMASLRDEVSGIAMPTYAVDIPGGGGKIPLNPDFIESEDDNFYYLKNSAGFIGKYPKE comes from the coding sequence ATGAAGAGTTTTAGAGTTACAGATTATTATAAATCAATATCAATAAATAAACCCCAACTAGAGAAACAGTTTACTCCGGATATTAGAGAGAAGGATGTATTAAGTTACGAAGTTGGGGATCCTTTAAATGAGGAAGAACACATAGTGGCCCCTAGATTAGTACATAGATACAAAGATCGGGTCCTACTGTTAGTTACAGATAACTGCAGGCTCTACTGTAGACACTGTTTTAGAAGGGATTTTATCGACAGAGGTGATAATGATATTACTGATAAAGAGATAGATGCTGCCTGTTTATATATAAAAAATAACATAGATGTTCATGAGGTTCTAATTAGCGGAGGTGATCCCTTAACCCTTGGTTATAAACGTCTATCCTATCTGTTACATAGTTTAAAATCTGCCAGGGATAATTTAGTTATTAGAATTGGGACAAGGGTTCCAATTGTTGATCCAGACTTTATTGATAATGGGATGTTAGATCTATTTAAGAGTATATCCCCTGTTTGGATGGCACTTCAGGTTAACCACCCGGATGAATTAACACCTAGGGTTAAGGAAGTATTAAATAAGTTAACTTTTTCTGGTGTAACCCTATTAAATCAAGCTGTTCTATTAAAAGGGGTAAATGACAACCTTGAAACCTTAAAGCAGTTGTGTCAAAAGCTTCTGGAGTTTAGGGTTAAACCCTATTATATTTTTCAAGGGGATCTTGCAAAGGGTACTTCCCACTTAAGAGTTCCAATCTCTAAGGGGCTTAAACTTATGGCTTCCTTACGGGATGAAGTATCCGGTATTGCAATGCCTACCTACGCTGTGGATATCCCTGGAGGTGGGGGGAAGATACCTTTAAACCCAGATTTTATAGAGTCTGAGGATGATAACTTTTATTACTTAAAAAATAGTGCCGGTTTTATAGGTAAATACCCAAAGGAGTAG
- a CDS encoding (2Fe-2S)-binding protein, with amino-acid sequence MIFKLNVNGKEQEVDAPSNIRLSVLLREILGRKAVKHSCGCGRCGYCLILLNDKPIYSCLYPATKAQNQTIVTLEGITQKSEYNNIIKGFELANVDLCPNCAPSRLLITYYQLGRSKELTGDMIENIIQSVTCDCTDNKSLKEAIYLSANFYEGGNF; translated from the coding sequence ATGATATTTAAACTTAATGTAAATGGTAAAGAGCAGGAGGTTGATGCCCCTTCAAACATTAGATTATCCGTATTACTAAGGGAGATTTTAGGACGGAAGGCTGTAAAACATAGTTGTGGATGTGGAAGGTGTGGATACTGCCTAATTTTATTAAATGATAAACCAATATACTCTTGCCTATACCCTGCAACAAAGGCACAAAACCAGACTATAGTAACCCTGGAAGGGATTACACAAAAATCAGAGTATAACAATATTATAAAGGGCTTTGAACTAGCTAATGTTGATCTATGTCCAAATTGTGCCCCATCAAGACTACTTATAACTTATTACCAGTTAGGAAGAAGTAAAGAGCTAACAGGTGATATGATAGAGAATATTATTCAAAGTGTAACCTGTGACTGTACAGATAATAAGAGTTTAAAAGAGGCTATCTACCTATCTGCAAACTTTTACGAAGGTGGTAACTTTTGA
- the dnaE gene encoding DNA polymerase III subunit alpha yields the protein MRDFVHLHNHSDYSLLDGAVTINGLVEMAKKYDMKHLALTDHGNLFGSLRFESACKKAGINPIIGCEVYIAPGKRQDKDSTKKKYYHMILLCKNEIGFKNLTAIVSQAYIDGFYYKPRIDDELLEKYSEGLICTSACLAGEISQNILNNNYEKAKERALYYNSLFEEDSYYLEVMNHELPEEKIVIEGMKKLSKETGIPLVATNDIHYQKKEHANAQDILICIGTNKKKNEAKRMKMHGSHLYFKSPQEMNELFKDIPEALDNTVKIANMCNVTIPQPGPILPDYEIPSEFENQAEYLTHITWEGIKMRYKEVTDEVKKRTEYELGILLGMGFEGYFLIVWDFIDWAKKHDISVGPGRGSGAGSIIAYAIGITDIDPLKYELLFERFLNPDRVSMPDFDVDFCFERRGEVINYVTEKYGREQVGGICTFGTLKTKAVLKDVARVLDIPFAESNAISKLLPEGKAPDGRKINVDVALEITPELQEYKNRGGIYKELFETASILEGMNRHVSTHACGMVIGKTKLTDYVPLYKDQKTGAVSSEYTMDIIEPCGLVKMDFLGLKTLTLLSNTEKLVRKHNKDFKVDDVPIDDEKTYRMLQDGKSSAVFQFESAGMQDILRRAKPDNIEDLIALNALYRPGPMQYIPQFIDSKMGKMQIKYPDPLLEETLKPTYGVIVYQEQVMKVAQIIGGFSLGKADILRRAMGKKKVAEMDKMKVEFIKGAKELGHTEEHASEIFDMLVPFAGYGFNKSHAAAYSVVAYKTAYCKANYPAEFMAANLTNEISNPTAFSDYLSECKEMGIELAPPDINDSEKYFTVVDGKIVYGLTGMKGIGSAAVDAIITARQKKGKFENFEDFIEKVELRAVNSRVLEVLITSGLFSKIEKHNRATIMNNCEKIITTIQKKLESTQFGQGSLFGDIEEQIFPDIVWDEVEEYPELELLKMEKENIGFFFSGHPMDKYKDQWKRTVNLDLSNPKTASGDKTYSILGMIKNPKSITTKSGKRMAFAELEDYNGSIELVLFAKKFEQYGHLLQPDAVLGITGNVDTSRDKPSFKVEEIKDPDELKELIAPEIHMEFHPEDLSEDELEHLRTYIMDNKGNSQVYFHIKRPGQVREVVIRISSQLTINGGDTTLIELRNLPKVKNVWRE from the coding sequence ATGAGAGATTTTGTACACCTACATAACCATTCAGACTACTCCCTCTTAGATGGAGCGGTAACTATAAATGGCCTAGTAGAAATGGCTAAAAAATACGATATGAAACATCTTGCCCTAACTGATCATGGGAATCTATTTGGTTCCTTAAGATTTGAATCAGCCTGTAAAAAGGCCGGGATTAACCCAATTATTGGGTGTGAAGTATATATAGCCCCAGGGAAGAGGCAGGATAAGGATTCAACCAAAAAAAAATACTACCACATGATACTTCTATGTAAAAATGAGATAGGATTTAAAAACCTAACAGCTATTGTTTCCCAAGCGTATATTGATGGATTTTATTATAAACCTAGAATAGATGATGAGCTTTTAGAGAAGTATTCTGAAGGATTAATATGTACTTCGGCATGTTTAGCCGGAGAGATTTCACAAAATATACTAAATAATAACTATGAGAAGGCTAAGGAGAGAGCCCTATATTACAACTCTCTATTTGAGGAGGATAGCTACTACCTTGAAGTCATGAATCATGAACTTCCTGAGGAGAAGATAGTTATCGAGGGGATGAAAAAGTTATCAAAAGAGACTGGAATTCCCCTTGTTGCAACCAATGATATCCACTATCAAAAAAAAGAGCACGCAAATGCCCAGGATATATTAATATGCATTGGTACAAATAAGAAAAAAAATGAAGCTAAGCGTATGAAGATGCACGGCTCCCACCTATATTTTAAATCCCCCCAGGAGATGAATGAACTATTTAAGGATATTCCTGAGGCCCTAGATAATACGGTTAAAATTGCCAACATGTGTAATGTTACAATTCCACAACCTGGACCAATTTTACCTGACTACGAAATACCATCCGAGTTTGAAAATCAGGCAGAGTATCTAACCCATATAACATGGGAAGGTATTAAGATGAGGTATAAAGAAGTAACTGATGAAGTTAAAAAGCGAACTGAGTACGAGCTTGGTATTCTATTAGGAATGGGTTTTGAAGGTTACTTTTTAATTGTTTGGGATTTTATCGACTGGGCAAAAAAACACGACATCTCAGTTGGACCGGGACGGGGTTCAGGTGCAGGTTCTATTATTGCCTATGCCATAGGAATTACAGATATTGACCCACTTAAATATGAGCTACTCTTTGAGCGGTTTTTAAACCCAGATAGGGTTTCAATGCCGGATTTTGATGTTGACTTCTGTTTTGAGAGACGGGGAGAAGTTATTAATTACGTAACAGAGAAGTATGGTCGGGAGCAAGTTGGGGGTATATGTACCTTTGGAACACTTAAAACAAAGGCTGTATTAAAGGATGTAGCCAGGGTTTTAGACATTCCATTTGCTGAATCAAATGCTATATCCAAACTACTACCTGAGGGTAAGGCCCCAGATGGAAGAAAAATAAATGTAGATGTCGCTTTAGAGATAACCCCGGAACTCCAGGAGTATAAAAACAGAGGTGGGATATATAAAGAGCTATTTGAAACAGCTAGTATATTAGAGGGTATGAACAGGCATGTATCTACCCACGCCTGTGGAATGGTTATTGGAAAAACTAAACTTACAGACTATGTACCCCTATATAAAGATCAGAAAACCGGGGCTGTATCCAGTGAGTATACAATGGATATTATTGAACCCTGTGGACTAGTAAAAATGGACTTCTTAGGTCTTAAAACACTAACCCTTCTTTCTAATACAGAGAAGTTAGTAAGAAAGCATAATAAGGATTTTAAGGTAGATGATGTCCCAATAGATGATGAGAAAACCTACAGGATGTTACAGGATGGGAAAAGTAGTGCTGTATTCCAATTTGAAAGTGCTGGAATGCAGGATATCCTCCGTAGGGCAAAACCAGATAATATAGAGGATTTAATTGCCCTAAATGCCCTATATAGACCGGGACCTATGCAGTATATTCCCCAGTTTATCGATTCTAAAATGGGTAAGATGCAGATAAAATACCCTGACCCCCTACTAGAGGAGACACTAAAACCAACTTATGGAGTTATTGTATACCAAGAGCAGGTAATGAAGGTTGCCCAAATAATAGGTGGTTTCAGTCTTGGTAAAGCGGATATTTTACGTCGTGCCATGGGTAAAAAGAAGGTTGCGGAGATGGATAAGATGAAAGTCGAATTCATTAAAGGAGCTAAGGAGTTAGGACACACCGAGGAACATGCATCAGAAATATTTGATATGCTAGTACCCTTTGCCGGCTACGGTTTTAATAAGTCCCATGCTGCAGCCTACTCGGTGGTTGCATATAAAACAGCCTACTGTAAGGCAAACTACCCAGCCGAGTTTATGGCTGCAAACCTTACAAATGAAATTTCCAACCCAACAGCCTTTTCTGACTACTTAAGTGAGTGTAAAGAGATGGGTATAGAGTTAGCCCCACCTGATATTAATGACTCGGAGAAGTACTTTACAGTTGTAGATGGTAAAATTGTCTACGGTTTAACTGGAATGAAGGGTATAGGATCAGCCGCTGTTGATGCTATTATTACCGCCCGCCAGAAGAAGGGTAAGTTTGAAAACTTTGAAGATTTTATCGAGAAGGTTGAACTAAGAGCTGTAAATTCTAGGGTTCTAGAAGTTCTAATAACTTCTGGTCTTTTTAGTAAAATAGAGAAGCATAATAGGGCAACTATTATGAATAACTGTGAAAAAATTATAACAACTATTCAGAAAAAATTAGAGAGTACCCAGTTTGGTCAAGGCTCCCTATTTGGAGATATAGAGGAGCAGATATTTCCAGATATTGTATGGGATGAAGTTGAAGAGTATCCAGAATTAGAGCTACTTAAAATGGAGAAAGAGAATATTGGTTTCTTCTTCTCGGGGCACCCTATGGATAAGTATAAAGACCAGTGGAAAAGAACTGTAAACCTGGATTTAAGTAACCCCAAAACAGCCTCTGGGGATAAGACATACTCTATTTTAGGAATGATAAAAAATCCGAAATCCATAACAACAAAGAGTGGAAAGAGAATGGCATTTGCAGAGCTTGAGGATTATAATGGTTCCATAGAGCTAGTACTATTTGCCAAGAAGTTTGAACAGTATGGACACCTTCTACAGCCAGATGCTGTTTTAGGAATAACAGGAAATGTAGATACATCTAGGGACAAGCCATCTTTTAAAGTCGAGGAGATAAAAGATCCCGATGAGTTAAAAGAGCTTATAGCTCCTGAGATACACATGGAGTTCCACCCTGAGGATTTATCCGAGGATGAGTTAGAACATCTAAGAACTTATATTATGGATAATAAGGGAAATAGCCAGGTCTACTTTCATATTAAAAGACCCGGTCAGGTTAGGGAAGTTGTAATTAGAATATCTAGCCAACTTACTATAAATGGTGGTGATACTACTCTTATAGAGCTACGAAACCTACCAAAAGTAAAAAACGTCTGGAGAGAATAG